In Mucilaginibacter celer, one DNA window encodes the following:
- a CDS encoding MBG domain-containing protein, producing MKQFLPLLLFVLLPASIITAQTRQQNAGKFSLSAGLRFEENKGQVLDDKGQTRNDILYTLKDNDVTLFFTRTGITYQWRQVEGSKQAPVNNSPGKKSPLVLLKPDHEKRRVKVALRDMRWLNTGTDVTVLAEDAYSDVVNRYSASGVVENIKSYHKLIYKNLYPNTDIVYYIKDGKLEYDVVLHKGAELGNVKFTYSGKQKVKLAGGKIVLKNEVGSLTEHEPIAYSGTEALNIRYRLKDNVIGFEAVDGSSLKGSELLIDPTITWGTYLGGGNDDAGVGTATDALGNVYLAGYTSSTQNIASAGGYQSGGGDPGGFNYDAFLVKFDSNGNRLWATYYGGANSDYGSAVCTDNANNVFLVGYTRSSAGIASAESVAQGTLAGDYDAFVVKFSSTGARIWGTYFGGPVNDNGYISGDDLATCAATNADGDIFVGGYTWSKKFPIKSSTYQKDYAGGRYDAFIFGLNSGGAPKFSTYYGGKSDDIINGIAAKGTRVYICGNTNSSNKIASSGTHQGGYSGPADGTGYDDAFLTAFSTGGAFEWGTYYGGSGDEAARAVATDADGNIYVGGFTNSSSNIALNGFQNTGYSSNVLVDRDGFLAKFTNTGSLIWGTYYGGSPVDEVNAVAVDGSNNVYIGGYTKSFVAGQIAKDGFKDNISAGNDGFVAKFNAAGARLWGSYLGGSDEDIVKGLATSGNYLYIAGSTTSTSGIASGGFQYMPGGGINDGFLLKIEGSSNPPVDPVTPKNSSNIVFSNAASDKVTLTWTNGTGTARIVEARTADDVFPNPANASIYPNNNVYGLGFPIDADTRVVYRGTGNTVTVTGLTANTKYYFKVFDYTGAFEPQVVYLTENTTGNPASTTIGKTDQTITFAGPVIKTYGDADFDPAMASSGLAVTYSSSNTSVVSLIAGKLHITGTGTANITASQAGNGTYGAATPVTQQIIVNKAVLTARALDAAKTYGSVNPDLLPGIGGFVNGESTNVLISYPTLSTTATISSPVGAYPINITGGETRNYTFNYINGTLTVNKATLRVTADDKSREENTPNPALTVSYNGFVNGDLATNLTTAPTATTTATVSSPVGYYPIVPAGGVSGNYNFIYTNGRLEVFAGLPAQTIYFPPFDPHFINEANFYIEANVSSGLRLTFTSSNPAVATIVNNNQIHVVGLGSTVITASQPGNASYRPAVDVMQTLNIGKVDQVIFFSSMGKKNYGTPDFDPSITTSSGLPVVLTSDNLSVATIVSGKIHIVGVGNANITASQAGNDIFNPAVSVTRLLAVNSASQFITFNQIDPKLTTDADFDPGATASSGLTVTYASSNLAVATIVGGKVHIVGPGSTTITATQTGDSHYAASQPVSRQLLVTEVLSQTISFNAFGTKYFGDADFDANATSSAGLPVTLTSDNTDVATIIGGRIHIVNAGIANITATQPGALTVTPADPVTRTLTVKQQVQTITFVPLTTKYYSTIDFEPGATASSGLPVSYTSSNEAVATIVSGKIHIVGLGATIITAMQDGNANIAAAAQVSQNLTVIKDKQIINFPTITKRRFGLPDFSARATSNLGLPVTLVSSNEAVAKVIGGNIHIVSVGNTNITASQPGNETASAAVSVTRLFTVLKANQTITFPVIAPKATTAVDFDPLATASSGLQVTYSSKNTSIATIVNGKVHILRAGRVTITASQAGSANYAAAPNVNRSLIIRSQATQVITFPNLAVKEFGDADFLPNAMASSGLPVTYTSSNPAIATIVDGKVHIVGVGSVVIIASQPGNEAVAAAAQVSRTLRVRQGSQTITFANLAEKLATDADFDPGATASSGLPVSYTTDNAGVATIVDGKVHIVRAGIVKIIASQAGNVNFRPAATVSRRLIVNGLTQTITFNPLVGKFVNDPDFALTATSSSGLPVSYTSGNLGIAQIVEGNKVHINGAGTVTITASQPGNATIAAAVNVERTLTVSKINQTITFDDIGSVSVGMPYTLHATSTSGLPVIFITSDETTATISGTTLTGLRRGRVIITATQPGNENFLAAPRVSKEVMITQDLAIVPNNLLTPNGDGRNDLWIVENIEVYPRNTITIFDRAGRTVYHASGYRNDWDGTSAGGPLRQDAYFYVIDLGNGASPVRGSVTILR from the coding sequence ATGAAGCAATTTTTACCACTATTGCTGTTTGTGCTGTTACCTGCAAGTATTATAACAGCGCAAACCCGGCAGCAAAACGCAGGCAAATTTTCGTTATCAGCAGGCCTCCGGTTTGAGGAAAACAAGGGGCAGGTGCTGGATGATAAAGGGCAAACCCGTAACGACATTCTGTACACCCTTAAAGACAACGATGTTACGTTGTTTTTTACCCGTACAGGTATAACTTACCAATGGCGGCAGGTTGAGGGCAGCAAACAAGCTCCTGTTAACAACTCGCCAGGCAAAAAAAGTCCGCTTGTTTTACTCAAACCCGATCATGAGAAACGGCGCGTAAAGGTGGCGCTAAGAGATATGCGGTGGCTGAATACCGGTACAGATGTTACGGTACTGGCCGAAGATGCCTATAGCGACGTAGTTAACCGTTACTCGGCAAGCGGCGTTGTTGAGAATATTAAAAGCTACCATAAACTCATCTATAAAAACCTCTATCCTAACACCGACATCGTATATTATATAAAAGATGGCAAACTGGAATACGATGTTGTGCTGCACAAAGGGGCAGAACTTGGCAATGTAAAATTCACCTATTCGGGCAAACAAAAAGTTAAGCTTGCCGGCGGAAAAATAGTACTTAAAAACGAGGTTGGTTCTCTTACCGAGCATGAGCCAATTGCTTACTCGGGTACCGAAGCTTTAAATATCAGGTACCGGCTTAAAGATAACGTCATCGGTTTTGAAGCGGTAGACGGCAGTTCGCTAAAAGGGAGTGAGCTGCTGATAGACCCCACAATTACCTGGGGCACTTACCTTGGTGGTGGTAATGACGATGCAGGCGTAGGCACAGCCACCGATGCGCTGGGTAATGTTTACCTGGCGGGATATACCTCAAGTACACAGAATATTGCTTCGGCAGGTGGTTATCAAAGCGGGGGCGGCGACCCGGGCGGCTTTAATTATGATGCTTTTTTGGTGAAGTTTGACAGCAATGGCAACAGGCTTTGGGCTACTTATTACGGCGGAGCCAACAGCGATTACGGATCGGCCGTATGTACCGATAACGCCAATAATGTGTTTTTGGTGGGTTACACCCGCAGCAGCGCAGGTATAGCTTCGGCCGAAAGCGTTGCGCAAGGCACGCTTGCCGGCGATTATGATGCCTTTGTGGTTAAATTTTCAAGTACCGGTGCCCGTATCTGGGGTACTTACTTTGGCGGCCCCGTTAACGATAACGGCTATATAAGCGGCGATGACCTGGCTACCTGCGCGGCCACCAATGCCGATGGGGATATTTTTGTAGGCGGTTATACCTGGAGCAAAAAGTTTCCGATAAAATCAAGCACTTATCAAAAAGATTATGCCGGCGGCCGGTACGATGCTTTTATTTTCGGCCTTAACAGCGGTGGCGCACCCAAATTTTCAACCTATTACGGCGGTAAAAGCGATGATATCATTAACGGCATAGCCGCAAAAGGCACACGTGTGTATATCTGCGGTAATACCAACAGCAGCAATAAAATAGCGTCGTCAGGCACACACCAGGGCGGCTATTCGGGGCCTGCCGATGGCACCGGTTATGACGATGCCTTTTTAACGGCATTCAGTACCGGCGGTGCTTTTGAATGGGGCACCTACTATGGCGGCAGCGGAGATGAGGCGGCAAGGGCCGTAGCTACCGATGCTGATGGTAATATTTATGTGGGCGGTTTTACCAACAGTTCGTCAAATATTGCCTTAAACGGTTTCCAGAACACCGGCTACTCAAGCAATGTGTTGGTGGATAGGGATGGCTTTTTGGCCAAGTTTACCAATACCGGTTCGTTAATATGGGGTACCTATTATGGCGGGAGCCCGGTTGATGAGGTTAACGCAGTTGCTGTTGATGGTTCGAACAATGTTTACATAGGCGGTTACACCAAAAGTTTTGTTGCCGGGCAGATAGCTAAAGATGGTTTCAAAGACAACATCTCGGCAGGGAACGATGGTTTTGTAGCCAAGTTTAACGCAGCCGGAGCAAGGCTGTGGGGTTCGTACCTCGGCGGCTCGGACGAAGATATTGTAAAGGGGCTGGCAACATCGGGCAATTACCTTTATATTGCCGGCAGCACCACCAGCACATCCGGTATAGCCTCTGGCGGTTTTCAATATATGCCCGGCGGCGGTATAAACGATGGCTTTTTGCTGAAGATAGAAGGCAGTAGTAACCCGCCTGTTGATCCGGTTACGCCTAAAAACTCATCCAACATCGTATTCAGTAACGCGGCATCAGACAAGGTTACCCTAACCTGGACAAACGGTACCGGTACCGCCCGCATTGTTGAGGCCCGAACTGCCGATGATGTTTTCCCTAATCCCGCCAATGCATCCATCTATCCCAATAATAACGTTTACGGTTTAGGTTTCCCGATAGATGCCGATACCCGGGTTGTTTACCGCGGAACCGGAAATACGGTAACCGTAACCGGCTTAACTGCAAATACAAAGTATTATTTTAAAGTTTTTGATTACACTGGGGCCTTCGAGCCCCAGGTAGTATATCTTACAGAAAACACCACCGGAAACCCCGCCAGCACCACCATCGGTAAAACAGATCAAACCATCACCTTTGCAGGCCCGGTGATTAAAACTTATGGCGATGCCGATTTTGATCCGGCTATGGCGTCATCAGGCCTTGCCGTTACTTATAGCAGCAGTAACACCTCGGTAGTCAGTCTTATTGCCGGTAAATTACATATTACGGGTACAGGTACGGCTAATATTACGGCATCGCAGGCAGGTAATGGTACCTACGGGGCGGCTACACCGGTAACACAACAGATAATAGTTAACAAGGCCGTATTAACAGCCCGGGCGCTTGATGCAGCAAAAACTTATGGCAGTGTCAATCCCGATTTGCTGCCCGGTATTGGCGGTTTTGTAAATGGTGAAAGTACAAACGTGCTTATCAGTTACCCAACGCTTAGTACCACGGCAACTATTTCTTCGCCGGTTGGTGCTTATCCTATAAATATAACCGGAGGCGAGACCCGCAATTACACTTTCAATTATATCAACGGCACCTTAACGGTAAACAAAGCTACATTAAGGGTAACAGCTGATGATAAATCGAGAGAAGAAAATACGCCCAACCCCGCTTTAACAGTAAGTTATAATGGTTTTGTTAACGGCGATCTTGCTACTAACCTCACCACGGCCCCAACCGCCACAACAACGGCTACGGTTAGCAGCCCGGTTGGCTACTATCCGATAGTACCGGCCGGCGGCGTATCCGGAAATTATAACTTTATTTATACCAATGGCCGTTTGGAGGTTTTTGCGGGGCTGCCGGCGCAAACCATCTATTTTCCGCCATTCGATCCTCACTTTATCAATGAAGCAAATTTTTATATCGAAGCTAATGTAAGTTCGGGTTTAAGGTTAACTTTTACCAGCAGCAACCCGGCGGTGGCCACCATTGTAAACAACAACCAGATTCATGTTGTGGGTTTGGGCTCTACCGTTATAACTGCCTCGCAGCCGGGCAATGCTTCATACAGGCCCGCAGTTGATGTGATGCAAACGCTTAACATTGGCAAGGTTGATCAGGTTATCTTTTTTTCAAGCATGGGAAAGAAAAACTACGGCACGCCCGATTTCGATCCTTCAATAACCACATCATCTGGTTTGCCGGTAGTTTTAACCAGCGATAATTTAAGTGTGGCCACCATAGTTAGCGGTAAAATTCATATTGTAGGGGTGGGTAACGCCAATATTACAGCCTCACAAGCGGGTAACGATATTTTCAACCCGGCGGTAAGTGTAACCCGCTTACTGGCGGTAAACAGCGCCTCGCAATTCATCACCTTCAACCAGATCGATCCAAAACTAACCACCGATGCCGATTTCGACCCCGGGGCAACAGCAAGCTCTGGTTTAACCGTTACCTATGCCAGCAGCAACCTGGCAGTGGCTACTATTGTTGGTGGAAAGGTGCATATAGTTGGACCCGGTAGCACAACAATCACAGCCACCCAAACAGGCGATAGTCATTATGCTGCCTCGCAGCCCGTTAGCAGGCAACTTTTGGTAACCGAGGTGCTTTCGCAAACCATCAGCTTTAACGCCTTCGGCACCAAATACTTCGGCGATGCCGATTTTGATGCCAACGCCACCTCAAGCGCGGGCCTGCCGGTAACTTTAACCAGCGACAATACCGATGTGGCAACTATAATTGGCGGCCGTATTCATATTGTAAACGCCGGTATTGCTAATATAACGGCCACTCAGCCAGGCGCGCTCACTGTAACACCGGCTGATCCTGTTACCCGCACATTAACGGTTAAACAACAGGTACAAACAATTACTTTCGTACCGCTCACAACAAAATACTATAGTACTATTGATTTTGAGCCGGGAGCAACCGCCAGTTCTGGCTTGCCGGTAAGTTACACCAGCAGTAACGAGGCCGTAGCTACAATTGTTAGCGGTAAGATTCATATTGTTGGCCTGGGCGCAACTATCATTACCGCCATGCAGGATGGTAATGCCAACATAGCTGCAGCGGCCCAGGTTAGCCAAAACCTTACTGTAATAAAGGACAAGCAGATCATCAACTTCCCCACAATAACCAAACGGCGTTTTGGCTTACCCGATTTTTCGGCACGTGCAACATCCAACCTTGGTTTGCCGGTAACATTGGTAAGCAGTAATGAAGCGGTAGCCAAGGTGATAGGGGGGAATATTCATATCGTATCTGTAGGTAATACCAACATCACGGCATCGCAGCCCGGTAACGAAACTGCGTCGGCAGCTGTAAGCGTAACAAGGTTGTTTACCGTGCTGAAAGCAAATCAAACCATCACTTTCCCGGTAATCGCTCCGAAAGCTACCACCGCGGTTGATTTTGATCCCTTGGCTACCGCCAGCTCGGGCCTGCAGGTAACCTATTCCAGTAAAAACACCAGCATAGCAACCATTGTTAATGGCAAAGTACATATTCTACGGGCCGGTAGGGTAACAATAACTGCATCGCAGGCGGGTAGCGCAAATTATGCCGCCGCGCCGAATGTGAACCGCTCATTGATCATCCGGAGCCAGGCTACCCAGGTTATTACCTTCCCTAACCTGGCCGTCAAAGAGTTTGGCGATGCTGATTTTTTACCCAATGCCATGGCCAGTTCAGGCTTACCGGTAACTTATACCAGTAGTAATCCAGCCATAGCAACCATCGTTGATGGTAAAGTGCATATAGTTGGTGTAGGCAGTGTGGTAATTATTGCCTCACAGCCGGGCAATGAAGCTGTTGCCGCCGCCGCCCAGGTATCACGAACTTTAAGGGTTAGGCAGGGAAGTCAAACCATTACTTTCGCTAATCTTGCCGAAAAGCTTGCAACAGATGCCGATTTCGATCCTGGCGCGACTGCCAGTTCGGGTTTGCCGGTTAGTTACACAACTGATAACGCCGGTGTTGCAACCATAGTTGATGGCAAGGTACATATTGTTCGTGCCGGCATAGTTAAAATTATAGCTTCGCAAGCGGGTAATGTTAATTTCAGGCCAGCCGCCACCGTAAGCCGGCGGTTAATTGTTAATGGCTTAACTCAAACCATTACGTTTAACCCTTTGGTTGGGAAATTTGTTAACGATCCCGATTTTGCGCTTACGGCAACAAGTTCGTCGGGCTTACCGGTAAGCTATACCAGCGGCAACTTAGGAATAGCCCAGATTGTAGAAGGAAATAAAGTGCACATCAACGGTGCCGGTACGGTAACTATCACAGCATCGCAACCGGGTAACGCCACTATAGCCGCAGCCGTAAATGTTGAACGTACGCTAACCGTAAGCAAAATAAATCAAACTATCACTTTTGATGATATAGGCAGCGTGAGTGTAGGCATGCCGTACACCCTGCACGCCACATCAACATCGGGCTTGCCGGTAATATTCATCACATCCGACGAAACAACGGCAACCATTAGCGGTACAACCTTAACCGGCTTGCGAAGAGGCCGTGTAATTATAACTGCCACACAGCCCGGAAATGAGAACTTTCTTGCCGCCCCCAGGGTATCAAAAGAAGTAATGATAACCCAGGACCTGGCCATTGTTCCAAACAACCTGCTCACCCCCAACGGCGACGGCCGCAATGATTTGTGGATTGTAGAAAATATCGAGGTTTACCCGCGCAACACCATCACCATATTTGACAGGGCCGGGCGTACAGTTTACCATGCCAGTGGCTACCGCAATGATTGGGACGGCACCTCGGCAGGCGGCCCGCTAAGGCAGGATGCCTACTTCTATGTGATCGATCTGGGTAACGGTGCATCACCTGTTAGGGGGAGTGTAACCATTTTAAGGTAA
- the ctlX gene encoding citrulline utilization hydrolase CtlX has translation MSQSTSHILMISPVNFGFNEETAGSNAFQNRNADKNGVQEKALKEFNGMVNILRHNGVDVTVIEDTTEPYTPDSIFPNNWVSFHADGNVFLYPMQAENRRLERREDIITDLEDKFKVAHVIDLSRFEAEHKFLEGTGSMVLDRDNKIAYACLSPRTDKEVLQLFCEQAGYTAVSFDAADEKGQAIYHTNVLMCVGSGFAVICLDSVPNPHERLTVIDSLKSSGKEIIEISFEQMSNFAGNMLEVKNKAGEILVVMSANAFNALNDAQRLKLEQFGKLVYADINTIETNGGGSARCMMAEVHLPA, from the coding sequence ATGAGCCAATCAACATCACACATACTAATGATAAGCCCGGTAAACTTCGGGTTTAACGAAGAGACTGCCGGGAGCAACGCTTTTCAAAACCGCAATGCGGATAAAAACGGGGTGCAGGAAAAAGCTTTAAAAGAGTTTAACGGAATGGTTAATATTTTAAGGCACAATGGCGTGGATGTAACCGTTATTGAGGATACAACGGAGCCTTATACGCCTGATTCGATATTTCCGAACAATTGGGTTTCCTTTCATGCAGATGGCAACGTATTTCTGTACCCAATGCAGGCCGAAAACCGCCGTTTGGAGCGCCGCGAGGATATTATTACTGATTTGGAAGACAAATTTAAAGTAGCTCATGTAATTGATCTGAGCCGTTTTGAAGCCGAACATAAATTTCTGGAAGGGACCGGAAGCATGGTGCTTGATCGTGATAATAAAATAGCCTACGCCTGCCTCTCGCCCCGTACTGATAAGGAAGTGCTGCAACTTTTTTGTGAACAGGCCGGTTATACCGCTGTAAGTTTTGATGCCGCCGATGAAAAAGGCCAGGCCATTTACCATACCAATGTATTGATGTGCGTGGGTAGTGGCTTTGCAGTGATTTGCCTGGATAGCGTCCCCAATCCGCACGAGAGATTAACAGTTATTGATAGCCTTAAATCATCCGGTAAAGAGATCATCGAAATATCATTTGAACAGATGAGCAACTTTGCAGGCAATATGCTTGAAGTGAAAAACAAAGCCGGCGAAATACTGGTGGTGATGTCGGCCAATGCCTTTAATGCATTAAATGATGCACAGCGCCTAAAACTTGAGCAATTTGGCAAATTGGTTTATGCAGATATCAATACCATTGAAACCAACGGAGGCGGAAGCGCGAGGTGTATGATGGCCGAAGTGCATTTACCTGCCTGA
- a CDS encoding arginine deiminase family protein — protein MILEGNDFKIDVTSEFGTLRSLLIHSPDSGLGKVVPSKAQDWLFEDIVHLDTMRKNEYDHYVKLLLYFLDPDKIKGKKNKVDATETRRAFFKPDSPGFHASGKVIEIQTLLADILQQSDIRKKLVASVCAIESCNYRLQQQLIDTPPVELAKIFISGSLSATEMIFAPIPNLIFSRDLGITVNNHILLNKPAKKARFRETLLMRYIFFNHPLFAAYRDNILEIPETPQHFLRPGEDLEGRTTLEGGDVMMVSPDHLLIGCSERTSISGANEAIRLLFDNNVVKKVTIVKIPHKRDYMHIDTVFTQVKRDTWVLLRSLAVAEAPLEEREPISWFIDKKTKERAEIVQFEKDEKPRVFACIEDLLADISENDLKSGTKTKFIYSGNNTFPFDAREQWTDSCNLLALKEGVVVGYDRNDKTAEAFKEAGFNVIRVTDLLQKFENNELNPQNMKDTLILMPSAELSRARGGFHCMSMPLLRDKVL, from the coding sequence ATGATACTTGAAGGTAACGATTTTAAGATAGATGTAACTTCCGAATTTGGCACCCTACGTTCCCTGCTGATCCACAGTCCGGATAGCGGACTGGGTAAAGTAGTACCCTCCAAAGCCCAGGACTGGCTTTTTGAAGATATTGTGCACCTGGATACCATGCGCAAAAACGAGTACGACCATTACGTAAAACTGTTGCTTTACTTCCTTGACCCTGATAAAATAAAAGGCAAAAAAAATAAGGTTGACGCAACAGAAACCCGCCGCGCTTTTTTTAAACCCGATAGCCCGGGATTTCATGCTTCAGGTAAAGTAATAGAGATTCAAACCCTGCTGGCCGATATTTTACAACAATCCGATATCCGCAAAAAGCTGGTAGCCTCTGTTTGCGCCATTGAAAGCTGTAACTACCGCCTGCAGCAGCAACTGATAGACACGCCTCCTGTTGAGCTTGCTAAAATTTTCATCTCAGGATCATTGAGTGCAACCGAGATGATCTTCGCTCCTATCCCCAATCTTATTTTTTCGCGCGATCTTGGGATAACCGTTAATAATCATATCCTGCTTAATAAACCTGCAAAAAAGGCCCGTTTCCGCGAAACGTTGCTGATGCGTTATATATTTTTCAATCATCCTTTGTTTGCGGCTTACCGGGATAACATTCTTGAAATCCCCGAAACCCCGCAACATTTTTTACGCCCCGGCGAAGACCTGGAAGGCCGAACTACCTTAGAGGGCGGCGACGTGATGATGGTAAGCCCTGATCATTTACTGATAGGTTGCAGTGAACGCACATCGATAAGCGGAGCAAACGAGGCAATTAGATTGCTATTTGATAATAACGTGGTGAAAAAAGTAACCATCGTAAAAATTCCGCACAAGCGCGATTATATGCATATTGATACCGTTTTCACACAGGTAAAACGCGATACCTGGGTGCTGCTGCGCTCGCTGGCTGTTGCCGAGGCTCCGCTTGAAGAGCGTGAGCCGATATCCTGGTTCATCGACAAGAAAACAAAAGAGCGTGCCGAAATTGTTCAGTTTGAAAAGGACGAAAAGCCAAGAGTATTTGCATGCATTGAAGACCTGCTGGCCGATATCAGCGAAAACGACCTGAAAAGCGGCACCAAAACAAAATTCATTTACTCAGGCAATAACACTTTCCCCTTTGATGCACGCGAACAATGGACCGACTCCTGCAACCTGCTGGCCCTTAAAGAGGGTGTTGTTGTAGGCTATGACCGCAACGACAAAACCGCCGAGGCGTTTAAAGAGGCCGGTTTTAACGTGATAAGGGTAACAGATCTGCTCCAAAAATTTGAAAACAACGAACTTAACCCGCAGAATATGAAAGACACCCTTATCCTGATGCCATCGGCCGAACTTTCGCGCGCGCGGGGTGGTTTTCATTGTATGAGTATGCCGCTACTTAGGGATAAGGTACTTTAA
- a CDS encoding arginine decarboxylase: protein MQSYQEFLDLSVGFPQDGFEIIEDELYFQDLNLMEMIETYGTPLRFTYLPLISKKIQQAKLLFQQAIIKNNYRGTYKYCYCTKSSHFRHIVEEALKNEIHLETSSAFDMPMIDALEKKGAVTKDITVICNGFKTFQYKQYIIDMLHDGFKNIIPVLDNKEEFNLYDDEIEMDTPCNLGIRIAAEEQPDSQFYTSRLGVRMEDVIDFYHNKIEDNPNFQVKLLHFFINSGISDTPYYWNELEKYVTLYCKFKKVNPHLDTLDIGGGMPFKDSLVFDFDYEYMINEIVSRIKEICAENDTMEPDIITEFGKYTVAEASGILYKVLGRKQQNDRERWLMLDGSFITNLPDVWALNQKYILLPVNNWDSEYERVNLGGITCDGQDYYNQEAHMNSVFMPKTRKVQYLGFFNTGAYQEVLSGYGGIHHCLLPSPKHVIIRRNRDETFNFEVFGEEQNSKQVLKILGYTT, encoded by the coding sequence ATGCAGAGTTACCAGGAATTTCTTGACTTAAGTGTTGGTTTCCCCCAGGATGGTTTTGAGATCATCGAAGATGAACTATATTTTCAGGATCTGAATTTAATGGAGATGATTGAAACGTACGGCACCCCCCTACGCTTCACTTATTTGCCTTTAATTTCGAAAAAGATCCAGCAGGCCAAGCTTTTGTTTCAGCAGGCCATCATCAAAAACAACTACCGAGGTACTTATAAGTACTGTTATTGCACCAAGAGCTCGCACTTCAGGCATATTGTTGAAGAGGCGCTTAAAAATGAGATCCACCTCGAAACATCATCAGCATTTGATATGCCGATGATTGATGCTTTGGAAAAAAAAGGTGCCGTTACCAAAGACATCACCGTAATATGCAATGGTTTTAAAACTTTCCAGTACAAGCAATATATCATTGATATGCTGCACGATGGTTTTAAAAACATTATCCCGGTGCTGGACAATAAGGAAGAGTTTAACCTTTATGATGACGAGATTGAGATGGACACCCCATGCAACCTCGGCATCCGGATAGCGGCAGAAGAGCAGCCCGATTCGCAATTTTATACCTCACGTTTAGGTGTGCGTATGGAGGATGTGATTGATTTTTACCACAATAAAATTGAGGATAATCCTAACTTCCAGGTTAAGCTGCTGCATTTCTTCATTAACTCGGGTATTTCGGATACTCCATATTACTGGAACGAGCTTGAAAAATACGTAACGCTTTACTGTAAATTCAAAAAAGTGAATCCACATCTGGATACGCTGGATATCGGTGGCGGTATGCCTTTTAAAGACTCGCTGGTTTTTGATTTTGATTACGAGTACATGATTAACGAAATTGTGAGCCGTATCAAAGAGATCTGTGCCGAAAACGATACCATGGAACCGGATATTATTACCGAGTTTGGTAAATACACCGTTGCCGAAGCATCGGGCATCCTGTACAAAGTATTAGGCCGTAAACAACAAAATGATCGCGAACGCTGGCTGATGCTGGATGGCTCGTTCATTACCAACCTGCCCGATGTTTGGGCCCTGAATCAAAAATACATCCTGCTACCTGTTAACAACTGGGATTCGGAATATGAGCGCGTAAACCTTGGCGGTATTACCTGCGACGGGCAGGACTACTATAACCAGGAAGCACACATGAACAGCGTGTTTATGCCTAAAACCCGTAAAGTACAGTACCTGGGCTTCTTTAACACCGGCGCTTACCAGGAAGTACTGAGCGGCTACGGAGGTATTCACCACTGCCTGCTGCCATCGCCTAAACACGTAATCATCCGCCGTAACCGCGACGAGACTTTCAACTTCGAGGTGTTTGGCGAAGAGCAGAATAGTAAACAGGTATTGAAAATACTGGGGTATACTACTTAA
- a CDS encoding helix-turn-helix domain-containing protein — translation MALPAQTQFFPLHPLLEPYVSVLVLTELKVTETGGYIDIFPVGYGVLSFIMDDTLPSFLDIDKSLPKFSLTGQLTRYYRHYFTPGNYRFFSAILKPYGAYRLLDTRQDAIVDNFIAIQDIIADGVAEFCDHMQTLSDQPEAGMRLLEQWLLHRLEVPVKQVKLNEIIAACRIIDAADGVKPIKEICTETGISKSSLERHFLEKIGLTPKMYSRIIRFNKVYQTLKFGTYNNWQDVVYKFNFYDQAHFINDFKSFFNYTPSEIHKSRLNSEGVLGSAG, via the coding sequence ATGGCCTTACCTGCGCAAACCCAATTTTTTCCTCTTCACCCATTACTGGAGCCGTATGTTTCGGTATTGGTATTAACCGAATTGAAAGTGACCGAAACCGGCGGATACATTGATATCTTCCCGGTTGGTTACGGCGTGCTTTCGTTTATTATGGACGATACGCTGCCCTCGTTTTTGGATATAGATAAAAGCTTGCCAAAATTTAGCCTTACCGGGCAATTAACCCGTTATTACCGGCACTACTTTACGCCCGGCAATTACCGCTTTTTTTCGGCCATCCTTAAACCTTACGGAGCCTACCGCTTACTTGATACACGGCAGGATGCCATAGTTGATAATTTTATAGCGATACAAGATATTATTGCCGATGGAGTGGCCGAGTTTTGCGACCACATGCAGACACTATCTGATCAGCCAGAAGCCGGGATGCGCCTTTTGGAGCAATGGCTTTTGCATCGTTTGGAGGTGCCGGTAAAACAGGTTAAACTGAACGAAATTATTGCAGCATGCCGCATAATTGATGCGGCCGACGGTGTTAAACCTATTAAAGAAATTTGCACGGAAACAGGTATCTCCAAAAGTTCGCTCGAGCGGCATTTTCTCGAAAAAATAGGGCTTACACCCAAAATGTACAGCCGCATTATCCGGTTTAATAAAGTATATCAGACCCTTAAGTTTGGTACCTACAACAACTGGCAGGATGTGGTGTATAAATTTAATTTTTACGACCAGGCGCATTTCATCAACGATTTTAAAAGTTTCTTCAACTACACGCCCTCCGAAATACATAAAAGCAGGCTGAACAGCGAGGGTGTACTGGGCAGTGCGGGTTAA